From the Cohaesibacter sp. ES.047 genome, the window ACACAAAACGCGCGCCACACCGAGAAGATGAAAAAAAAGAAGGCAGCCCGAGACAAGATCCTTGCCACCAAGACCATCGAAAAAGGCCTTGTGATGGTTCACACCGGCAAGGGCAAGGGCAAATCGACCGCAGCCTTCGGGATGGCATTCCGCTCACTTGGACACGGCCACAAGATTGCGGTGATCCAGTTCGTCAAAGGGGCATGGAACTCCGGCGAAAAGCAGATTCTGGAAAAATTCCCCGAGCTTGTCACCATCAAGTCTATGGGCGAAGGCTTTACCTGGGAGACGCAGGATCGCCAGAAGGACATCGACAATGCCCGCTCGGCATGGGATGCCGCCAAGGAGGCGATTCTCGATCCGGAAATCCGGTTCGTGCTGCTCGATGAGCTGAATATCGTTCTGCGCTATGATTATCTGCCGATCGACGAAGTCGTCGCCTTCCTCAGGGATGAAAAGCCGGACGATACACACGTCGTCATCACCGGCCGCAACGCCAAGGACGAACTGATCGAAATCGCTGATCTTGTTACTGAAATGACGCTGATCAAGCATCCGTTCCGCTCCGGCGTCAAGGCGCAGGAAGGGATCGAATTCTAAAGGTCAAGTCCAATGCGGTGCATCAATGTGTGATTTGCATTGAATTGCACCATACGGGCAAGTTGACTTGCCTGACCAAAGTCCTTTAGGACTATTGTCATGATGGTTCTCCCTTCCCGAGCGTGGTTGGGAGATTAAAAGGGAACATGGTGAGGTGTACCCATCAGGGACCAAATCCATGGCTGTCCCCGCAACTGTGTTCGGCGAGCCGCCGCTCCTGATTTGCCACTGGTCTTTATGACTGGGAAGGCTTGAGCGGAAATTGGCGACGACCCGTAAGCCAGGAGACCTGCCATCAGGACGTTGATCATTCGGATCAACACTCTAATCAAGACGCCGGGGAATGCGTTTGGTGGAGAGACCGCCTGACGGCATTCTTCGCTTTCGTCGTTGGCCCTCCCTTCTCCAAGAATATTTCTTTTCGCGCGTCTCCACTTTGACAAACCTGTCACGGGAGATATTTTTTTGAACAAATTTGTAACTGCGACTGCGCTCGCCGCCTCCATGCTGTTCTCGACCGCAGCATTCGCCCATTTCCAGCTTGCCTACACACCAGACGTCAATGTCTCGCGTGCTGGAGATGTCCCCTACAAGTTGATTTTCTGGCACCCGTTTGAAAATGGCCATGTCATGGACATGGGCAAGCCGGAAGCTGTCTTCGCGGTTCACAAAGGCAAGAAAATCGACCTGATGGACAGCCTCAAGCCGATGACCTTCAAAGGCTCGGGGAACGAAGCGGACGCCTATGATGCGACCCTTCCTGTCAAACGCAACGGCGACTACATCGTGGTTGTCGAGCCTGCCCCCTACTATGAAGGCAGTGAAGACATCTACATTCAGCAGATCACCAAGAGCTTCCTCAACAAGGGCGGCATTCCGACCGGTTGGAATGAGCCGGTTGGCCTGAAAACCGAGATTGTTCCGCTCAACAAGCCGACCAACATTCTCGTGGGCTCCACCTTCACAGGTCGTGTGTTGAATGACGGCAAACCCGCTGCCGGAATTGAAATCGAAATCGAATATATGGCTGCCGAGCCTGACATGGATGCCAACGCCCCCGGTGAGGTGAAGGCAGACCCTGCTCCAGGCGGCTCTGTTGTCGCAATCTCCGATGAGAATGGCTACTTCACCTTCGGTATTCCAAAGGCTGGGTTCTGGGGCTTTGCTGCCCTCGGCTCAGGTCCGGACACCGAATTTGAAGGCAAGGAACTGTCTCAGGACGCTGTCATCTGGATCAAGGCGTTCGACCTCGATTGATCGATCTTCATGTCACCACCGGCAGTTCGTCTGCCGGTGGCTTCGGGCCTTGAAGGTTCGAAGAAAGGAACAAACAAATGCATATCGTTGA encodes:
- a CDS encoding DUF4198 domain-containing protein, with product MNKFVTATALAASMLFSTAAFAHFQLAYTPDVNVSRAGDVPYKLIFWHPFENGHVMDMGKPEAVFAVHKGKKIDLMDSLKPMTFKGSGNEADAYDATLPVKRNGDYIVVVEPAPYYEGSEDIYIQQITKSFLNKGGIPTGWNEPVGLKTEIVPLNKPTNILVGSTFTGRVLNDGKPAAGIEIEIEYMAAEPDMDANAPGEVKADPAPGGSVVAISDENGYFTFGIPKAGFWGFAALGSGPDTEFEGKELSQDAVIWIKAFDLD
- the cobO gene encoding cob(I)yrinic acid a,c-diamide adenosyltransferase; the protein is MTDDMNEETQNARHTEKMKKKKAARDKILATKTIEKGLVMVHTGKGKGKSTAAFGMAFRSLGHGHKIAVIQFVKGAWNSGEKQILEKFPELVTIKSMGEGFTWETQDRQKDIDNARSAWDAAKEAILDPEIRFVLLDELNIVLRYDYLPIDEVVAFLRDEKPDDTHVVITGRNAKDELIEIADLVTEMTLIKHPFRSGVKAQEGIEF